The Silvanigrella paludirubra genome contains a region encoding:
- a CDS encoding beta/gamma crystallin domain-containing protein codes for MSSVERGKVMFYTEPNFEGIYVIYKEGFSKAKYSEEEFLDDSFSSIRIGQGIKLYIWETLDDDSLFHILHEGEYPNILENIKKISKFQILDSLTNFAIDVRFFDLITNEYHNNYLMTFKLLDIEELEIKSGDNDFKLLKSKENSNEIACAIYIKRFDNLYEPISNLIFHWNKKKGKIISITDATNFSENLSITQNDKTSFTFTLKTDGIGFSQFYLNKTKNNSKQINIK; via the coding sequence ATGAGTTCTGTAGAACGTGGAAAAGTTATGTTTTATACTGAACCGAATTTTGAAGGAATTTATGTCATTTATAAAGAGGGATTTAGTAAAGCAAAATATAGTGAAGAAGAATTTTTGGATGATTCATTTTCTTCAATAAGAATTGGGCAAGGAATAAAATTATATATTTGGGAAACTTTAGATGATGATTCTCTTTTTCATATTTTGCATGAAGGAGAATATCCAAATATACTAGAAAATATAAAAAAAATCTCTAAATTTCAAATTCTAGATTCACTAACAAATTTTGCAATTGATGTCCGTTTTTTTGACCTAATTACAAATGAATATCATAATAATTACTTAATGACATTTAAATTATTAGATATAGAAGAACTTGAAATTAAATCAGGAGACAATGATTTTAAATTACTAAAATCAAAAGAAAACTCAAACGAAATAGCTTGCGCAATTTATATAAAAAGGTTTGATAATTTATATGAACCAATTAGCAATTTAATTTTTCATTGGAATAAAAAAAAAGGTAAAATTATTTCAATAACTGACGCAACAAATTTTTCAGAAAACTTATCTATTACACAAAACGATAAAACCTCTTTTACATTTACTTTAAAAACAGATGGAATAGGATTTTCTCAATTTTATTTAAATAAGACAAAAAATAATAGTAAACAAATCAATATAAAATAA
- a CDS encoding pirin family protein, which yields MNNLSNKRKIIFRTKGSSHGAITRLISPDDIGEMLKPFVFLDYVNAKNGPGFAFHPHSGIATLTHPLTFDVQHESSNGQIDTVQQEGIEWVIAGGGLWHRAKVLRGQPVQGFQLWISLPPNLENTESSALFISPSDVPKLGPVTVLLGEYENAKSLIKAPLDINCFIVKLKKGEVWNYVPPEMHNIAWTFAQMGQIKVNEQIFSSELVIFEEGNHKLNFTAVDNCTFLFGSSKKHDYPLVLGTHSVHTNEKALNEGKNKIEEIKKYLLETGKLK from the coding sequence ATGAATAATTTATCAAATAAAAGAAAAATAATTTTCCGTACCAAAGGATCTTCTCATGGAGCGATAACAAGATTAATTAGTCCTGACGATATTGGAGAAATGCTAAAGCCTTTTGTGTTTTTGGATTATGTCAATGCAAAAAATGGACCTGGATTTGCATTTCACCCTCATTCAGGAATAGCAACGTTAACTCATCCTTTAACATTTGATGTACAACATGAATCTTCTAATGGACAAATAGATACTGTTCAACAAGAGGGAATTGAGTGGGTCATTGCAGGAGGAGGTTTGTGGCATAGAGCAAAAGTATTAAGAGGACAACCAGTACAAGGATTTCAGTTATGGATTTCTTTACCACCTAATCTTGAAAATACAGAATCTTCCGCACTATTTATCTCACCAAGTGATGTCCCTAAATTAGGCCCTGTTACTGTTTTGTTAGGGGAATATGAAAATGCCAAAAGCCTTATAAAAGCACCATTAGATATAAATTGTTTTATTGTTAAGCTTAAAAAAGGAGAAGTTTGGAATTATGTCCCACCAGAAATGCATAATATTGCATGGACTTTTGCTCAAATGGGGCAAATAAAAGTAAATGAACAAATATTTAGCTCTGAACTCGTTATTTTTGAAGAAGGAAATCATAAACTTAATTTTACGGCCGTTGATAATTGTACTTTTCTTTTTGGCTCTTCTAAAAAACATGATTATCCACTTGTTCTCGGCACTCATTCTGTGCATACCAATGAAAAAGCTTTAAATGAAGGTAAAAATAAAATTGAAGAAATTAAAAAATATTTGTTAGAAACAGGAAAATTGAAATAG